Within the Miscanthus floridulus cultivar M001 chromosome 2, ASM1932011v1, whole genome shotgun sequence genome, the region CAACTCCCAACGCAACCTGACAAAGTGACAATGCCGACCACCGCCCATCGTCAAGAATCCACCACCACGGGGACGAGGAAGAagggcctcctcgtcctcctcctctcgTGCTGccttgctgcggcggcggcagtgggaaTGGAGCCCTCAGATGCCAGCGCCATCGCCGACCTCGTCCAATCCCTCGCGACGCCGCCCTCCTCCTGGACCGCCGGCGGCGACGCCTGCACCACCTTCGAGGGGATCACCTGCTCCGCCTCCGGCCGCGTCACCGCCATCGACCTCGCCGGGAAGGGCCTGGCCGGGACGCTGCCGCCCTCCCTCTCCTCGCTCACCGCGCTGGAGTCGCTCCAGCTCCGGGGCAACTCGCTCACCGGGGTGGTGCCGGCGGTCCTGGGCGAGATCGCGACTCTCAGGAACGTCTCCCTGTCCGGCAACTTCCTCCAGGGGCCGGTGCCGCGGTTCGCCAAGGGCGTGGCCGCCGACGACGTGGTCGACGGGAACAGTTTCTGCTCGGACGAGCCCGGGAGGCCGTGCAGCGCGCAGGTGAGCGCTCTGCTCCGGGTGGCCGAGGGGTTCGGCTACCCCGTTTCGCTTGCGAGGACATGGAGGGGGAACGACCCTTGCCAGTCATGGCAGGGCCTGGCCTGCGTCACCGAGCCAGATGTAAGCAGGATCTTCCTGCATGCCGCAAACTTTTCAGGGACGatctcgccggccatggcgaaccTGACGGAGCTTCGAAGACTTGACCTGGGCGAAAACCGCCTCGCCGGGGAGATACCGGATGCTCTCGCGACATTGCCCAAGCTTGGGTTTCTTGATGTTACCAACAATCGCCTCACCGGCCAGCTGCCCAAGTTTCGGCCGTCGGTTCGTGTGTTGTCAGATGGGAACGCGTTTTGGGCACCATCGCCCTCACCATCGCTCTCACGTGATGCTGCTGCAGCTGCGGCCTCATCAAAGTTGAATGCAGGAAGTATCCTGATTGTAATTGGGGTTCTTGTGGCTCTTCTTGTTACCTGAATGAAAGGGGGCAATCCTATATATTGGCGTGatcaataaataaaataaatggtCGCTTCTAAATAAACTCTCATGTGCTTGTCATCAGAGGCCTAATGTTAATATGTTATTATGTCACCAATCTTACTCGGATAACTCGAATCTGGGATAcgagaaagaagaagaccactagcGAGTGGCGAGTGCATTGCATTTGCACAGGCAACCGCCGATCGagctgctgcagctgcaggaaCGCAAGTTGCGTGAATTCCGTGTCATGTTACGGAGAGGCGCCACGCCAGCACGGGGCGTTGCTGCTATAGTGCTATCGCAGCTCCCTTGGGGCACGGATTAGCAAACGCGATGGATTAGAGTACCCCACAACAACACAACGAGATGCAGCACATTTGTTTGTTCAGTGAGGAAACAAAACCTTGTATAGTCGAGATGCAAAGACGAGAGGATGTTGGTGTGCTCTTGATGCAGAAGCGGCACGTATTCGCCCAAGGAAATACGGGAGGAAATCCTGAACCCAGAGGCGATTTCCTGCTATCGCACCTCCCTTGGGCACGGATGGGCAAACGCGATGGATTAGAGTACCACACAGCAGGGGGGGCAGGGAGAAAACACAGCAGCGCAGCTGAGGTCTGCAGAGTGCAGTTTTGTTACCCGGTTGATTTCAACTGGCTGGAAAAACCTGCCTAAGCACAGGGTACAGGCATGGTACAGATACAAGAGACAAGCAGCAAAATGGAGAATTGGAGAGACTGGCCACCAACTTGATTACAGATTAACTTTAATGGGTCATCCTCCCCACGCAGGTTGCTGACTGGCACTGGCTGGGGTTTCAAGGCTCACGACCAGCTTGCGAGGATGTAATGTACTTCAGTACTTTCGGTTTCTTGTTTTGTTTGTAAGAATAAGAATGTCATGCTCTCAAGTTCTTTTGTTTGTTTTTACGAGAATATAGTGTTCATGAGCATGCCTAGTTTGACTTAAGGTTTGGTTAAGTAGCTCTTCCGTGAATTAACAAACTTTTGCTCAATGTTTGACGATCTGTACCAAGTTCCCATTTACATATTTATAGAAAGAACTTGTATAGTCAAATAGCAAGACCCTGAAACATTGGAAATCGATTCCGTGCTCATATTTTCCAAGCTGCACTTTTGCACTAAACGAGGTCAATGCAAGATGCCCCAAATGCGCACATTATTgtccagaagaagaagaggagcaagGGACTGAGTCACAACATTCAGGAGAAGTTCAGTAAATCTACTCATATCCAGGCTATACATATATAGCGTCCAAAAAATACACGACAGTTTTGACAGTTGACACAACTAACCCAGTCACCATCCAACATTTATCAAATACTAAGACAATGCAGAACACCTGTGCACAATGACCGGGCCAGAGCACACTTTTTTCTTGCTCCAAGCAGCAGTATAATAGGTGCAGTTGAATGTATCAGTATTCTGGTCTGTGCTTAATGGCATTTGAAACCATGACAGACAGAGAGGATAATGATCAGAATAAGTGCAATGATTATTCCCAGGACGATGAGCTTGATTTTCATGTTCTGTAACCACATCTTTCTCCTCACATTTGTTCCTTGCTGTCTGAAATCTTGTGCCTGCAACAAACCCAGACAAATTATAAGAAACTGACTATTGTTTCACATACCCCAAATCGACCATGCAAATAGGAGTTACATCACAAAATCAAAATAGATTTAAGATCATTCACTCTTCTAAAACCCAAAAAAGAATCGATAGAAAGGTTACGCATCCATTTCAATACTTTGTATTTATACTTGCATATAACGCTAACAAGTCAACAATGGTATTCTTGGTTTTTGACATAGTATATGCTGCTTACTTGCTTAGAGGTACTTCAGCATATATGGAAACTAATTGCCTTTCTAACCTACAGATATTCAGACATCTATGGAAACTAACTTGCCCTCCTAGGCAACATGTACGCCCTCTGACATCTATGAAAAACAATACAATATTCAGTGGAGCACTACAGAGCAGGATAAAGAAATGCATGAAGACCTGTGAGCGCAGATTCTCAGTCTTGTCGACAAGCAGCTCAATCTTCTCTCCACGATCTAGAACCTGCattgaaaaaagaagaaaaaagcaaTCAGAACATTCTTACAGTGGCCATCAATACCAACAGTCTAGATTGTAAAGCTCGATCAATCCACAAATTGTACCTTTTCAATGTTTTCCATCATAACACCCTTGACTTCTGAAACCTGCGCCTTCACTTTGGCCAGCTTGCTAACCTCTTCAGGGTGATCCACACAATACTGCATGTGCTCTTTAAGTTTTGATCTGCAGAAAGTACATATTGTTTTAAGGGGGAAAAACTAGTCCGATGAGGCACAATATATTCACCGAGTTCAAGACCTTGGTGATACATACCCGAACTCTCGGTTGAGGCTGTTAGCTGCGGCAGTAGCAGCTTTCCCACCACCATACCTTTTTGTGAAATCCTCCTTAACCCTATCCATGAAAGCAATGAGAATTTGTTGTCCCACCGATTCAACAGCAACAACACAGTATGCTGCAAAGCAAAGTAAGGCATTAGACCTGTAAATTTATAACTTCCGGAATTTAAAATTGACTGACATGGGATTATTGCAACACAAACCAAATTTTCTTGAGAAGTGCGCGCTTTATGACAGGGTGGCAGAAAGCACTTTCGAgttcttttattaaaaaaagtATTAAAAAAAAGGCTAATGGACCATGTTTGTAATGTAAAACTTTTGGCATCAGCCCTTATTGGCTGGTTTAAGTTGTGAACATACAACATTTTAGCATGTGAAGCAACATATACAAACATTAATGTTTAATGGTCCAACAATATGACCTCCAACTCACCTTATCGTGTATTCAAAATGAGAATAACATCTTAAATCTAAGATGCTAGTAAGCACGGTAGAAATAAGATGATGTTGCTACAAAGACTAGAACTGGTAAACAATCGATTACATGCACTCAATATGACCTGATTTAATATTGAGTGTAAGCCTCACCTCTTAATGATACATGGATCCAGTATGAGTCGACAAGGAAAAGGCCAAGGTATGAAACAAAGCGAGACAAACAACCAAAAAAGAACAGGACAAACACTAATATTGCAATAGTGTAAGTGTTCTTAGAAGAGTCATTCTCACATTATGTAGGCTGCATCAACAGAACCTTAGTCTAATGATGGGCAGACTACCTACCACACCTGTGTCATATCCAGTTATTATTTACGAAATCACATTGATGACAATGTCTCCTCTAAACAATGTACGCCAAAATAAAACTTATGGCCGATGGAATCTTACTGTGACAACATACCATAATAAAAAAGATAATAATATATTCAAACCATCATTCAACACAAAACACAAAAAAAAGACAATTACAACTACTGTAATATGTTGGTTCTTAAATCGGGAGGAATTACCTAAGACAAATGTGCATGAAAAGCATGTGTAACAAGGGGCCAAAAAACCAAGCATGCAGCAGCCACCACTCATCACCAAATATATATCTACTAAAAATAGCAAACTTATTGGCAGCACCTGTGAATGCCCTGAGCTTAACTAATCTAGCACGGTACTCCACATATCTAGAAGTACTTCGAGCTCCAGTCTCAAACGATGGATGGTACCATCTAAGGAGGGCTTCACCAGTTAACCCAGTTAACTAAGGCGTGCACAACTGGGAGCATACTTCTCAGAAGTTCTCACACAACACGAACTCACATCACCGGCAGCACGACCACCAACTGCAATCAAAACCACCTAACCGCATACCAACCAAATCAGTAAGATCTACACAAGTAGCCAAAATCAAGCATGCATATCTGCTACGGACAGATCGGATAAATTCCGCAACGAATCGCACGGGTAATAAAAAGGATCATTCGGGAAGGCAGGAGAACTCACTGAATCCGTCTTCCACGAGGTAATTGAAGGTGTGGCCGTCGCAGTTGTAGGTGAACTTGTTGTTGCTTGCGGGGAGCTTCATGAGGCACTGGGAGGCGATGGTGGTGAAGTTGCCGGTGAACTCCGTGTACTCGGCCAGTATGACCGTGCCACGGGCCACGAACGCGTAGATCAGCGACTGCTGCCCCATGGCTGCCTCTTCGTCTCTGCttcccccttcttcccccgctCGTGGAGTTTGGCTCGCCGCCGATGACTTAGGCCTCGCCGCTGGCGAAACCCTAGGGCTAGGCTAGATCTCGGCGAGGTGGGATGCGGGGGAGGGGGAAAGGTCGGTTTCGCTTCTCCGTGGGGTTGAAGGAGGGGAAATAGTTGGGGTGGAAAGGGAAAGGAAATCAAATTTTGTTGATGGAGTTTTGCATGACGGTCCTTAAAACAGTTTTATTAACAGCAAGATCATGGCCTTGCTTGTTGGACTCGAGTCTTGATCAGGCTTCGGTTGACGAGCTGTCCAGCTCATGGTTGTTTATCTCTCTCTTtgaaaacttttttttttaattatcTCACCCCACTTGTGTTAGTTCATCCACTAAAAAAAACTTGTGTTAGTTCAAGAGAGCAAGCTACAAAGTTAGTGAAGTCACTGTCACTCCTATTACTGTGTTTTTGAATTATATAGAATTTTTTGTTAGATTAGTAAAAAACATGTTTCTGCTTTCTATAATGACTGGCTATATcttttttttcttatatataaCATGCTTACATAGGTGTTGCCCTGAAATGGCAAACTAAAAGTGCCACCATGACTAAAATGTTATGCGTACATAGTGCGAATAGACAGTGCCACAATGGTAAAAAGGCATGGAGATTAACACATGTATGAAAATTAATGAAGATTAAGCATGTATGACAAGATGAAATATATACTCCGTTCCATCCTAAATTAGTATTGAAAACTAATGAAATATCCGCTTTGACTTTTCCTAGGTCAAATTCATTTATCTTTGACCGAGATTTTTGAAAAAATGCATCATTGCCTAAAACATTAGATTATTTCATTTAGATTCTTCATGAGATATGTTTTGATATGCCATCCTATTGAATGTGTAGAGGTAAATATAGTTTTCTGAAAATAGTCAAAGTAAGAGAAGTTTAACTCAATACAAAACCAAAGCAAAATATCATTTAGAACAAAGTGAGTGCTTTGTTTTATATTTACGAATGTTGGATTTGGGAACCACTTGGGACTTAGATACTAATGACCGCTACTTTTATGTTATCCTTTCGTTAACTCTTGTACATGTTGTGTGAACTCACGTACAGTATTATATGTGTACGTTCACATATAACACACGTACACATCAATGCATCATATTTCCCTATAAGTACTTCTAAGAAACTAAGCTGGTGGATCCTGAGATGGTGGAGGTACTCACAGATGTCGCGATGTCGTTGGTCACGTCATGTGTCATTGAACGAGTAGCACTATTNNNNNNNNNNNNNNNNNNNNNNNNNNNNNNNNNNNNNNNNNNNNNNNNNNNNNNNNNNNNNNNNNNNNNNNNNNNNNNNNNNNNNNNNNNNNNNNNNNNNATAGGCAGGTCCAACGTAATGCGATGACGCTTGTCCTtccttgagagttcgaaccacagcattatgaacagtattggacagcacattggaatgattaatcaaagcatgatttactgcagaattaaccatctcctgaagtttaccaggattggagtcaaaggtaacctgccgaggcaacggcaaatcttgcttctagatgacttgtccactcttgttcaggctaaacgatttcagacacagctgcctgtattcttctacagccttttccatagcctgcctctgctcttccttaagatcttcttctgataccgcgataatgttccccgcatcgatctcggaattgaacatactgATAGGATTAAtttgtcccaccaggcgtgccaaaaaacttgttgatgcaaaagtggatctgcaaacacaaagggctaatacccgaatcgatatctaaggcgtgccagtcgatttgacctgttaatcgacgaggatgaagatacgagcactttggtcctgacaacagcaatacgcccggaagtcacggccaagaggtactcacacggaactcaaggatcgccgaaggtcgcactgaagcgatgcagctcgccgaatcaatgagaactcgtaaaaagaaaataatgcaaattgacgacgtcgccgaaaagtaagtagatgcaaataggagtaaaaattggttttgatattgattgatatatccaattacattgcccctcactccatatttataccctgatctaaagagacacaaccaaacacaactaggacaccaagcccatatctaaggaaacacgtgactcttatatgaatcatactctaacaaatatagaaaaggaaatcaactcctatctatttccctgtccgcctcaattacgatggaaatctcaccgtcctccttcccatcggcataccccctgtttcatcggcaatagtcttcaagtcttccctcatcggcatactccttgtttcatcggcagtagtcctcaagtcttccttcatcggcatcgacaatgacacctccaacctcatcggcaacgcccgagtctaaatcaacctttccatcgaccatcaccagctatcggcaaccatctttacaagctggctttcatcggctatcaaagtatacagtaacttccTCCTTgctgattagtccactccgatcattttgacacgtgcaaaaaatagtGTCAACAATTTGAATCCCATAGGATCcaagaaactcaagcaagaaatcggacGGGGGATAACAGAGCCCCGCCCGCACAAAAGGAACAAAAAGAACAGATTGATTTGGAGTGGGAGAAGGGACATCGTGCTCACCAGGACCAGAGAAATTAGAGAGACATTTCTCCTGAAGAAGGCCATGAGCAACAAGCAGATCCAACTCCGCCTCTAAAGTCGACGGCTTGGGGAGTTGCCTCTGCATTTTCCGCATCGCAACAAATTTGATGTTCTCGATCACCTTGAGCGATGCCTCCTCGTCAAAAGATTTGCCCttattcttgctcttgttctttgcCACCATCTCAGAAAAACAAAGACAAGATTTGGACGGAAATAGCAGGAGATCGAAGGCACAATGGAGCTAGGGTTTTGGCTGAGATTGGGGAATTTTTTTACTGCAAAGGCAAGTTAAGCCAACAGTAACAAAGCAGTTATCTTTATACAAGAAAAATATGCGGCCCACGAGGCCCAAAATCACGTAGATTGCCCGAAGAGGCCCTTCAAAGTTACCGTTCCATAATTACCGTGCACACAAAATGAAAAGGCAACGGTCCGTTCAGACTATAACGGATACATGACGAATTAACACATTCACAAGGAGGCAACCAGGAAAGAAGGATGCAACAAGTCAGTCATGACAAAACACCATAGTACAAACATACAaaagagcttggccacatcaaTAAATAGCTCGGTCATAGAGCAGAAAGGAAtatttttttcatttcatcaaggaTACATTGAGATTGCAACAGAATACAAGATCTGATGAATTCGATGAAGAAAGCAAAGAAAATCATTCAGCACGAGGTTGCAACCCTCGAACCAAGATTCAATATTACCAGGCAGGATAAAACAACTCGAACATACTTTTCTCCAAAGGAAAGGCGCACATCCAAGATTGCTATAGGTGACAGAGAACGCACCCACAAGTCATCCAAGATTGACAACGACAACCACGTCAATATGGAAGAACCCAGCACCATCTCTCAACACGTGTTGATATGTATTGGACTGAACCTAAATGGCATAGCAAAAGAATGAATAATGGCTGATCTACAATGGACTGTCAAAGAACAAGCCAGAACATGCGCCAATCATCACTGtaagaagaacaaaaaagaaagggCAGGCACTGGAAGATGAGGCAACGCAACATGCATCACTCACATCACAAGTCCTACACCATTTGCCTCAATATCCCTTACAGCTAAATACCACCTCAAGACTAGCCTGCTACTAGTCTCTATCACAAGACCTACACCATTTACTAGTAGaagaaaatagaagaaagagaATAGGCCTAGGGCTCGTCAAGCTCCCAAACTATAATATCCATGactacaaaaagaagaagaagaaactgcAAAGCAGGGTATTAGCAATAGGCCATATTTATAGCTCAACTCAGATGACATATGCCAGACTCATGGAAGAAAAAAGAACTCCAAAAGGACAACTATGTGAACCACTGTAGAGCCAGGACTTCAGTAAAAAATCAGATGTGACTAGACCATCATGAAGGAATAGTACATACCCAGAACAGCCACAGTACAAGATAAAGCATATCCAACAGAATATTCCACAGCAGCAATACAACCCGTGAAGACACATTGAATTCTCCAACAACCAGAAGGACAACAGCAATAAGTAACCGAATAAATAACTCGGAGATGTAtgaaggatcacatacaaaattacaATGTCAAAGGATTACAGTCAAAAAATAACTCGGACAGAGAAAAATTATACATCTCATTGATcgaagacaaatacaaaggttacAGACGGCCAAACAAGACCGGATAAACTCAGACATAAGATAGAGACAAGATTCTTAAATATTGCAACATGGAACCCAGTGGCGGCAGTAGCGGCAGCCCAAACGTAGAAGAACAGATAGAGCAGCATGTTCATTTCCAAGCAAGCATAAGCCCGagggctgctcaacctcacacaccagcttatctacgaatgaagaaagaattgaagaagaaattTCCTACTCGAGGAAAAACCACAACCAGcaaagaaggtatttatagcaaaccagaggtaaacaaggctaaagatcacaagaaagaaagaggaaaagaacaaaagagcaaagcaacaaaggcgaatagtacccaaaagcaagattcctgataaaaagtaaaagaagacgctcactcatggctatacaagacccatctgtgaccagcaaaagacaaagatcaaaggagtacaaatcaagacccttcttctagcttcttttaaatagaaaagaacccggagaaggcttgggggctgcaagtacctaccacagaaaaacatattttcaaattttttgaccctccagctatttgtaccaaaaaacaagaggctcgggggctacactcaatgagtgcaatttttgcaaaattgcactcgctgcactcaaaggaaaaagaactcggaggacatcaagcaaaagtgcacatcagccaaaagaagaatcaaagaagaccatctcaagatttcacttcaagaaggacccggatcaagactacaacaac harbors:
- the LOC136536039 gene encoding receptor-like kinase TMK3; this encodes MPTTAHRQESTTTGTRKKGLLVLLLSCCLAAAAAVGMEPSDASAIADLVQSLATPPSSWTAGGDACTTFEGITCSASGRVTAIDLAGKGLAGTLPPSLSSLTALESLQLRGNSLTGVVPAVLGEIATLRNVSLSGNFLQGPVPRFAKGVAADDVVDGNSFCSDEPGRPCSAQVSALLRVAEGFGYPVSLARTWRGNDPCQSWQGLACVTEPDVSRIFLHAANFSGTISPAMANLTELRRLDLGENRLAGEIPDALATLPKLGFLDVTNNRLTGQLPKFRPSVRVLSDGNAFWAPSPSPSLSRDAAAAAASSKLNAGSILIVIGVLVALLVT
- the LOC136516128 gene encoding vesicle-associated membrane protein 721-like, which produces MGQQSLIYAFVARGTVILAEYTEFTGNFTTIASQCLMKLPASNNKFTYNCDGHTFNYLVEDGFTYCVVAVESVGQQILIAFMDRVKEDFTKRYGGGKAATAAANSLNREFGSKLKEHMQYCVDHPEEVSKLAKVKAQVSEVKGVMMENIEKVLDRGEKIELLVDKTENLRSQAQDFRQQGTNVRRKMWLQNMKIKLIVLGIIIALILIIILSVCHGFKCH